The region CAAgttagggaggagggaagggtgggcTGTGCTCCTGGGAGCCCCTGGACTGGGGAGCCACGAGTTCTCAGCTCCAGTCTGGGCTCTCCACCTCCCTGTGTGACCCTTAATCAGTCACCCACcctcttgggcctcagtttcctcctctgggtCAGGAGAGCACCCTCCTCCCAGCCTTGTCACCTCTTGTCGCTGGGGTAGGGCGCCCGGCCCCCCAGGGCCTCCCAGAAGTGGGGAGGCTCCTGACCCTCCAGCACCATTTCCTTGTCCTTCCTGGAGATGACGGTGACCACTGTCCGCGCCATCTCACGCTGGTCACCGCTGCAGCCCTGGCAGGCAAAGAGCTGGGTCACGCCCTGCACAGGGAGGGGCCTTCACCTCCTGCGCCACATCCCCTACAAACAGGAGCCTGTGCAGAGCCACACCTGAGTCACAGGAGCCCTGGGCTCGTGGCGGGGCACACATGAAAAagtgtctcccttcctccccctcctccttctgtcTCCTCAGCTGATCAAGGTCACAGGGACCGGGACCCTCTCCAGGTCCAGAGCACAGGATGGGGACCTCCAGGCTTGGAGATCATTCACAGTTTATGCTGAAGATCAGAGAAAACCCTGGCAATTTGAACTAGGCCTCCTTTTCCCAAGAGACTTGGGAAGGGACATGGTCCCGGCacgaggcaggaaggaggggaggcagcCTGGGCCTGGTTGGCTCTGACCCGTGGATGCCCAGGTCCACCCATAACTTCCCCCAGGGCCCAGAAGGgacactgtggcctctcccccacctccctccggCCTGAGGCTGGACTTGAAGTCAGCCTCCGCTGCAGAGTAGACCCTTCCCTGGCCTGGCACCGCTGCCCCAGGCATAAGTCAAGTGGTTATTGCTGGGGTACCTTTCCAAACCAGAGGTAGCAGAGGCCAGCTGTGGTCAGCAGGAAGATGTCGTTGGAGTTGAGGGCTGAGGCACGGGCTGGCACCTCCAGGGTCCAGGTGTTGTAGCTGTCGGTGCCTCGTACGTGGAAGAGCCTTGTGGCAGACTCTGGCTGCCCTTTCCCGTCGTGCCCAGCGCTCCCCTACGAGAGGGCTGGGCCTCAGGCTGAGGCAAGGGCTCTTGGGGCCGCCTCCCTCTCCCAGTGGGGGCCAAACTGCCTCGGCACCCAGGGATCCCTCTCCTGAAGCCACCTCTGTTTTCTACCCTCTGAGTGTGGAGTGTGAGGACCCCATCGGTCTAGAATAGGGAACCAGGCCCTTTCTAAACAGACCCCTCACCCCATCTCCGAGGGGTCAGAGCATGGATCCCCCAGGCCTTGAAGACGGAAAGTGGGGAGCAGCTTTGCCTGTGTGTGACCCCAGGTAAGGCCCCGGCTCCCTTTCCATTCCGTTTCCACACTGTGAGCCTGTTCTGTGGCTGcctctggggatgggggaagaaaCTCAGGCAGGGGTCACCCTTGGAGCTCCTGGGCCTCGGACAAGCACCAGGAAGCCAAGGGGCTACCGCTGGGCTCCTGACCTGCAGAGAAGGTGCTTAGCACATGCGTGTAAGGGCGATGGGCGCACGGAGGAGTGGAGAGGCTGCGGCCACAGCAGCAAGGCGGGCCCTACCTGGAAGATCACCAGCTGGCCCTGGAAGATGGCGAGGAAGTGAGGGGGCTCGCTGCCCATGGTCACGTGCTCCTGCACCAGCACTCCGTGATACTGGAGGTCCAGCTCCTCGGCGTTGCTCTTCAGGGCCTTGATCTTGTGTGCGGCGGCCTGGAGGCCCTGTGGGCAGGGGTGGTGAGGGCCTGGCACGGCTCCCAGACCCCACTCTCACCTCCTCAGCTCTGGGGCTCGAGGGTGCCCTCCACCCTGCTCAGGCCGGCGCACCTGCCATAGGTACAGGATGTACTGGACGAGGCCCATCTTCTGGTATGTGTAGAGGACAAGGTAGCAGTTGCCTGCGCACAACTGTCCGTGATGGGTGGGGTCCACGGGCTGCCTGCATGAGTCCTGGATGGACCACACCTGAGGAACAGGGGACCAACAGGCAGGGGTGGTGCCTCCACCTGAACTAGCCCACCCACCCTGCGTCCAGCCAGGAAGGTCTCTGCAGCTGGGGGCATGCCTCATCTGTGCAGACAAGGGGCTCCCCCCGAGCTCTGTGCCCACCCTACACTCTGTGCTTCCCCCAGGGACCCCTGGGACCCACACTTGTGCCAGCCTGTTCTCAGCCAGGACTCTGAGTTGGTGTGTGGTGCCTGGGACAAACAAGCGGTGAGGACTCCAGAGGCTGCCCACGCTGCCACATGCCACCCCAGCCTGACTCCACCAGCCACAGCCCTGCACAGCTGCTCTCTGCTCAGGCCAGGGCAGCAGAAGCTGGGCAGAAGCAAGGCCTTGGGGCTCTtggaaaaatttcctttttttcaagtGTCACTTCAAACAGCAAACCCTGTTCAAAGACTGAAAGGGAAACACGTAGTCACACTTAATGTGATGTCCTGTTCCTGTGGGTAGCCGAGCATGGGCCCTGGAGCCAGGCAAACCCTGGTTGAATCCTGGTCACCCACACTGGCAGTGAgatctttctgagcttcagtcttTCCCACCTGTGAAGTGGGGGTAACAGCGCTCACCTCGACATGGCAAGAAACAACATCTGGGCATCCCGTGGCCACACAGAGCCTGACAGCAGTCTCTGGAAAAGACCAGAGCACCGAGAATCCTGCTTCTGCAGAAGAGGCTGACTGCAACCACTCGCCTCCAGGAGCAGCACTCACCTGGCAGCCAGGCCTCCTGGCTCGGGCCCCGCCTCTGGCTGCCTGTCCCCGAGcctgctgtgtgtgtgggggggtgctgGGGACGTCCCCTCCCTGCCTTTGTGCTTGGGGCCTGGGCTGCagacccctccttccttcctcccttaccCTTCTCTCCGctttcctgtttctccttttttctctctagcTGGCTgaccctctgtctctccctggaTACCCCATCTCTCCCTGaccccctttctcctctccctgtgccctcacccctccctgctctgcatcccatcccctcctccctctaTTTGGTCTCCTccgccctctctctctcattctcagtCTCCTCTTTGTCTCTCCCTGTACCCCCAACCTctcatcctctctccctcctccccctccgcCCCGTCTTCTCCTATCTCAGTCTCTCCCCACTCACTGCCACTGTCCATCCATAGTAGGGCAAATGTCAGAGGGCACCTTGGAGAAGCAGTATTTTCTCTGACCTCGGCCTACCTTGAGAACTAGCGCGCCTCACACAGGCCCAGCTGTCCTGTTCCCATAAGCTCTCAGCACCCGCACACCAAGCCTCGGGGCCAGGGGGGACCACAGctttagccccattttacatataaaaaactGAGCCCTGAAAGAATTAAGGGCCCTGCCTGGGGGTGACCCAATTAGTCAAGATACAACCCTGCCTTGTACAGAGCCTGGAAGGAGCCCCCAACCCCTGCATCTCCCAGAACATTGGTCTGAGACCAGACGGGTGGCTGACAGGGTGTGACTCTGTGTTGGGCGTGTGGGGCTGTGATCATGTGTGATGTACAGTTTGTATGCTTACATGTTTGCAATTGTTTGAATAAGTGCAATCACAAGGTGTgtctatattataatatatatgtgtcatACATATGACAAAAGGGCGCAATTAATTGTCCTAATGTTACTGTCCTGGGTGCCATGAGTGTTACCGAGCAAGTGGCCGTGGCTGCGTGGGACTGTACGCGTGCTGCGTATGAGCTGGCAGGGCGGAGGGTGCGTGTATACGTACACATGCCCCGTGTGTCCCTGATTGTGTGTAGATGTGCACCTGGGCGCACCTGGGTCACTTTAGCAGCCATAAGGTTCACCTGAAGACAAAGCCTACACCTGTGCGCCCATCTTCCCCCAGCCAAGCTAGtgccctgcccctcacctccacctTCCCAGAGCCGTCGTCCACCATCCTGAGCTGGGCCGCCAGCTCAGGATGGCTGTGCAGCTTGCCCACGTCCAGTTTCACCTGAAGTAATTTACCTGAGGGTGGGACAGAGGGTGTCACTGGCGACGTCTGCCCTGTCTCAGACCTCACCTCGCCCAGCCAATCACGCAAGAAGCTCCCTCCGGCTACGCCCCCTCACCCTTCCCGAGGAGATTCTGGGCCCCGCCCAGGACCCGCccctccggccccgcccctccccgccccacccatCGCTCAGGCAGCCTCTTCTCGAAGCTTCGCTCCGCCGTCCGGCCACGCCCCCTCACCCACTCCGCGAAGGTGCTTGTTCTTGCGCTGCTCCCCAGACCACGATCGGAAGAGCTGCTTGAACGCGGCCGACTCGGCGCCTTCGTCCACCACCTCCACATTGGTGTAGCTCGGGTAGCCCTTGGCCTGGATGAAGCCCTGGGCGGGGGGGGCTCTGTCAAGCGTGTGGCCCAAGGGCCCACTGCTCCGCTCCACCCGCAGGACCTGCCGCTCACGCTGCGGGGCCAGCCAGTGCACTGAGCAACGTTAATTAACTGAGCTCCTGACTGGCTTAAGGAGCTGGCTCCGGTACTACCGACTTCTCCGAGGTCCCTGAGGACAGGCAGGGTCCCGTCAGTCCGGGCCTCGGGAAGGGCCAGCTATGACCACCCGTCAGACCCCAGGCAGAGCCCTGCCGCCCCTCCCGGAAAAGGAGGGAGCACCCAGTGCTTGGAGAATCCTCAGACCTCAAGGCGGGTCCCCCACATCCCCCTTTTACACATGGTTTCTTGGAAGCTATCTGGTCCTCCCCCATCAGGGCCCCCAAGGCAGGCCACAGCCCGCGGTACCCCAGAGAGGGGCCCTGTGTTCCCCCTCGGACCGTTGGGCAGAGCTGTGTCTCCGCCCTCAGACAGGGCAGTGGGTCTTCAGGCTTAGACCCCAGGGCAGGGTTATGTCCTCCTCCATCAGACAGGGCTCCCAGGGCAGGATGTATCCCCCTCCTGGCCCCAGGGCAGGACTACCTCTCTCTTTAGACCCCAGGACATGGATGTCTCCCAGCTTAGGTTGCAGGGTAGGGCGGTTTCCTCCCGACCCAGGAACCAGGGCAGCGCTATGTCCCTCTAAGACAGGGCCCCATAGCCTCACCAGAGCCCTGCTGAAGGCAGCCTTTTTCTCCTGGAGGCTAGTCATGCGTCCCTGCCACACGTAGATCTTGAAACCACCCTGGTCCAGGATGTAGCAGTTCTGGGAGCCAAAGTGGGGCTGGTCAGTAGGTGGTCCAGACTGGGTTGGGCTTGTGGAGTGGGTGGGGAGATGGACGGGATGGCTGGGGCCAGGCTTGCCTCACCTCCTCCTGCAGTAGGTCTTGGGCCAGAGGGCAGGTCGACAACTCCTGGATCACCACATCCTTGCCCTTCTCGTAGACACTAGGGGACAGGCATCCAGATGTGGGCAGCTCAGCTCCTCCCGGGCCTGGCTCCAATCCAGCTACCACTGCCCCTCACACCTCCAGAGGCAAAAGgcttgggggctgggggcccaggttgaGGTCTTCACTGCAGCCTTGCTGTGAAGACTTAGGCAGCTCCCTGgccctctcagggcctcagtcgCCCTGTCTGTACAATGCGTTCTCAGAAAGGCAGCCATGCAAGAGCACAGGCTGGGTCTAAGGTCCCACATGGCCTGCCCCAGAAACCCATGAACCTTTTCTAGAGGGCTTCCTAGAGAAACCATGTTATTGCAGTAATGCCGGACATGCACGCCTGGGCTATTCCTATTCTACCCACCCTGCCCACTCCCAAGGTCTGCTCACTGGTAGAGGCGGACATTGGCCTTTTGCAGTTGGTCAATACTCTTGCTGGGCATGGCGGTGTGCAGGTTGCCCACTCTGCAGCCCAGCACCGCTTCCATGATCTGCATGAGGTCAGTGGCTTCAGCCTCATCATCCACCACGCCAATCTGTGCACGGCCACCACGCTCCCTGTCCTGGAGGCTGCGGGTCAGGGCCAGGCCCTGCGGGACAGGACCTGGCAGTCAGAGTATCCCCAGAATGCCCCCCTTCACCTCCCAGACAGTCCAGCCCAGAATCCTCCTGTCACTGCTCAGCTCCCagaggctgggggccaggggaggTTTCCCCTTATCCTGGCATCCAGGGGTACCACCAGTTCAGGATCTGGACTCAGTTTGTAGGTGCTTCTCAGCTTCTTAGGCGAGAGTGAAGCCCACCTCTTGGGGTAGCTGGAGGATGGGCACCTGGAGGACCACCCCTCTCCCCAAGCACTGCACCCCTTAGTTCCCGGGGCAGACACTGACCCGCGCCTTCTCGGCAGTGCTGGTTTTGGGCCCATTCCACTGGATCATCATCTTGCCCAGGTCTAACAGGAAGATGTCACTCTTATTAAAGCTGTGCCAGGAGAGCTCCACCTGCCAGAGCCAGGGGTCAGGGAGGGAGACAGTGTGTCATACCACCCGCACCCAGGTGGAGGGGCACTGCAGCCTGTCCTTGCCCACGTGCGCATAGCTCAGGTGTGTCACTTATGTGCGTGAAGCTGCGTGCAACTGGACGTATGTGTGAGTGCGACACCACTCTGATGGTGTGCAGGCACGCATCCATGTAAGCATGTGAGACCTTGAGCGTCACTGTGGATGTGGCTGGGTGCATCTCTGGGCATGTGTAACCGTAGGTTATACTGCATTTCACAGGGTGTCCGTGACCGAGTGTGACACTTCTCACTCAGTCAGGTCTACAGCAGTACATGCGTACACAGACACATGGATGCAAGTGGGGCGCAAGAATCAGTTTATCCACATGTGTAGATGTGTGTGTAGGTGAACATCAAATGTGAAGAAGTGTATGAGCTCCTGGCTGACAGTGCATGTGTACCTGTGTGGGGGACAGTGTGTTAACTGTGGAAAAGGGCAATTATCATCCCAATGCTTTGGAGAGTAAAAGTAGGAGCTCTGAATAATTATGCCAGGCTAACAGGCAAAACCTGCGGCTGCATGGTGGCGCTGCATGACTGGGCAAGTATGATCACTAAATCTGTGGGTGACACTGCGTGAGCCTGGGTGGGATTGTCTGTGAGTCACAGAGCTGCCACATACCATGCAGACAGTAACGTACACAACTCAGTGTCACCATTCACATCGCAGGCGTCAAACTCCTGACTGTTCATTACACTGATGGCAGCAAACCGTCTTGTTCTCACAAGATCAGTATTTTCCATCAATATCCTGACAGACGGAAGTAAGGGGCACTCAGGTCTAATTTGCACAAGGGCACTCTATGGACCGAGTGGCATTAGGGCTAACAGGGGAGACACTGGGTGTGCCTATGGGTGACAATTATGATGTGTATGAGAATGTGGGGCTGTGCACCTCCCCAAATCATGCTACTTCCCATTGTGCTGCTTACCAGGGTCATCCAGGTGCATCATCTCGTCTGCCTCACCTCCCTAGTTCTCAGTGTGTCCGTGGGACGGATGAGGAAACAAGAGGGTCAAAGGAGCtgtgggaggggtggggctggaagcctggctctgccttctctctcctcatcAGGATGGGCCATCGGGGAATGCTGACCTCCCGCGTTCTCCCCCCAGTCCCCACCGCCCTCTACACTTCCCTACACTTCAGGACATGCAGTCCAGCTGAGTCCATGGTCAGGTGGCATCCCTGGCAGCTCTCACCTCGCTGGCTGACACGTGCTTCCCCGCTCTGATGCGCAGCAGTCGCTGGATATTGTACACGTTGGTCTCCACGTGCttgagggcagaggccaggcctCCCTTCCGGTAGCTGAGGAGAGCATGGGGTCCCATGTGAGACCACATGCTGCCATGCACAGGGGTGAGTGCAGATGTACGCACCTGCATGCACGCTTGTGGGGACACACATGTGCCTGTTTAATACAGGTGTGCAAGTAGATATGAACACATGTGTATACAAGCATATGGGGGCAGTAACGTGCATGTGTTTATCCATGTGTAGATACGTGGACACatgaatgtgtatatacatgtatgcatgtggGGTATAACGTGTATCTGTTTATCCGTGTGAGTACAGATGTGCGTGCATGGCATTCACACAACCGCGTATATGTGTGTAGGTGGACATGAATACTCACCGATGTATGTGGGTGCCCATCTGTAGGTGGACATACATGGGGTGGCGTGTTTTCTGCATGTgcatgtatacgtgtgtgtgcatTTATGTATATACTATTTACATGTATCAGGTTCAACAGAAATGATTGAATACTGGCAATTTCCTCTGGTTCGACCTAATATATTGTAattgttaattaaataaatatttgaagcaatttaCAGCAAAAGACATATTTCTATTGGGCAAAGTAACagaaaagcaaactgaaaaaCAACACTGGgatccactcctgggtatacacccaagagaaatgagaaacatatgtctacacaaaaacttgtatacaatACTGGATGGTGAGTAAACTTACTGCAGTAATCAtctcacaatatatgtaagtcaaaccattatgctgtacaccttaaacttatacagtgctgtgtgtcagttatatctcaataaaactgtggGGAAAAACTACCcaaaacttgtatacaaatgttaaCAACAGTATTACCCATAAcggctaaaaagtggaaacaacccaaatgtccattaagtgatgaatacataattaaaatgtggtatatccataaatggtgttgtataattctatttaagtaaaatgtccagaagagggaaATCTATACAGACTGGGGCAAGGGAGtattgggggaaatggggagtgatgCTAAAGGGTACGGGGCTTCTTctgggggtgatgaaaacgttctaaaaTTATGGCGATGGATCCCACAagtctgtgaatacactaaaaatcactgaattgtatgctttaaacgGGTGGGTTGTATGGTATGATTTGTAGGTCAATAAGTTGTTACCTgccccccctcaaaaaaaccaCCCCCCACACTGTGACGAGGGAGACAGTTGCCCCAGGCCGCCAGCCACCCCGCGGCTCCTGCCCCTCCCGGCCCCCTGCTCGCCTCACTCACATGATTCCAGGGCGGAAGTAGCTGCGAAAGCAGGCGGATTCGTGGCCCTGCGCCTCGCGGTGCTGCACGGTGGCGCCACCCAGCGCCTCCTGTAGGTGCTGCACGAAGGAGCCCGCCGTATCCTGCGCCTCCACACCCGCCTCCTTCCCGACCCAGTAGTGCAGGTCTTTGGGCGCCCCCGACGTGGCTTTCAGGCTCTGGGGGACCTAGGGCCCAGGTGTTTGCGTCCGTATGTGTGGTGAGGGGCTGAGGTCCCAGGAGTGGGGTGGGGCCCGAGGGCTGGGGCAGAGATGGGAGACCGAGGTGGAGGATGTACGAAGGGCTGTGGGGAGACTGGTCAGGTGCTTCCACCGACAGGAGACGGAGACCGGGGAGGGAAGGGTGAAGAGGCCTCAAAGGCAGCAGCCTCCATATGGGATGCGATTCTTGGGCTCCCAGCCTGCCTTTTGCCCGGGCGGAGCTTAGTCTGCACCATGGAACACCCAAAGGGCCAGCCACCaccatcccccactccccagaCTCCTGAAGTGCTCACGTGCAGGACGATGTAGCAGTGCTCCTCAAAGAAGTTACCATAAGCCCGCTCGGGGACCGGCACCATCTTAAGGTTCTGGGAGAGGAAGTTTCCTAGTGACAACTTGGGAGACCCCATTCCCCCCAGCCATGACCCTGTGGGGTAGCGGGAGGGAGCTCTgagtggggggtgggagaagCCTGGTCTCAGAGACCTGCACACTGTCTTTATCACCAGCTCTTCTGCCTGGTCGTGCAGCTCACCTCAGTGATCCATATGTGGAGGACCCTGTGGCTCTCGATGGCTGGGAGGCCCCTGTTGGTGTCCATCCTAGATCAGGAAAGAGTGAGGGAGGGAACAGGAGGCAGAGTCCTCAGGCCCTGGCCGCCTGTACTCCGGGCTCTAAGCAAGAGCTCTCCCCCCACACAGCTCTCCAAAGACCCTTCATCATAGCCTGTGCCTCTCATGAGGAGGGCTGCGTAAACAAAAGGGCCAGCACACCAGGACGGGTACTGCAGATGTCGGCACAGAGGCTTTGCAAACAGGGACCTGCCTTGTCGTCTGTGCTTGTGCTCTTGAAACAGGGCTGAGCTCTGTGGACAATGATAGGCTTTGAGTCTGTGGACAACCTCTGCAAACAGACAGGGAGTTTGAAACAGGCTATGCATACAGACACAGGATCTGCAGCCAGGGACAGTCACTGTAGACAGTGATAGGCTTGCAGTCAGGCGAGGGCTCTGCTAGTCACAACAGGTGCTGTAGGCAGGGACAGACTCTGCAAACAGGGGCAGGCTCTTGAAGTGAGACAGAATCCTGTAGACAAGACAGTCTCTGCACACAAGGCAAATAGGTGTAGGTCTTTCAGACAGTTAGGAGATAGCCATACAAAGAGACACAGCACCTGCAGAGAAAAGGAACAGCTT is a window of Physeter macrocephalus isolate SW-GA chromosome 18, ASM283717v5, whole genome shotgun sequence DNA encoding:
- the VILL gene encoding villin-like protein isoform X5, which gives rise to MTLVELSWHSFNKSDIFLLDLGKMMIQWNGPKTSTAEKARGLALTRSLQDRERGGRAQIGVVDDEAEATDLMQIMEAVLGCRVGNLHTAMPSKSIDQLQKANVRLYHVYEKGKDVVIQELSTCPLAQDLLQEENCYILDQGGFKIYVWQGRMTSLQEKKAAFSRALGFIQAKGYPSYTNVEVVDEGAESAAFKQLFRSWSGEQRKNKHLRGVGKLLQVKLDVGKLHSHPELAAQLRMVDDGSGKVEVWSIQDSCRQPVDPTHHGQLCAGNCYLVLYTYQKMGLVQYILYLWQGLQAAAHKIKALKSNAEELDLQYHGVLVQEHVTMGSEPPHFLAIFQGQLVIFQGSAGHDGKGQPESATRLFHVRGTDSYNTWTLEVPARASALNSNDIFLLTTAGLCYLWFGKGCSGDQREMARTVVTVISRKDKEMVLEGQEPPHFWEALGGRAPYPSDKRLPEDVSDFQPRLFECSIQTGPLVLTEVVFFSQEDLDKYDVMLLDTWEEIFLWLGAAASQWKQEAVAWGQEYLKTHPGGRSLATPIVLVKQGHEPPTFTGWFHTWDPYKWTSNQSYEEVVEGGLGAVSAISEITAQVNNFQLSRWPSNGRAGPAAPWALKGSKDSSKSELELGPKAGGRSSSPRSVASGSLPREQLMHQAVEDLPEGVDPAHKESYLSDSDFQEIFGKSKEEFYSMAKWRQQQEKKQLGFF